CAATATTGAAGTCAAACTTCACCCCGAAGTTCGTGGTGAAATTAAACTGATCGTTTCAAAACCCGGTCAGATTATAGAAGAAGAAGAAACTGCAGAACCAGAAGCAGAACAGGCGTAAGCCTAACTCAAGTTACAATTCAGACGGAGCATCTTCAGATGCTCCGTCTGACCTTCTAAGGAAAGTACCCCCTCACAACCTTGAAGCTGAACAGGCTGTGCTGGGCGGAGTTTTTTTAAGTAACAACATATTCAACGACCTCGTCGATATAGTCCATTCTGAGGATTTCTATTCCCCTGCTCATCTCGAAATATTTCAGGCTTTTGAAGCTCTTTACGCTAAAAATGCACCAATAGATATCGTTACTGTAAACGAATACCTTACCAGTTGCGGAAAAATTGATACTGTCGGCGGTCCTGTATATCTAGCAGACCTTGCCAACTCCGTAATTAGTTCTGCGAATGCACTTCATCACGCCGAAATTGTAGCTGAGAAAAAGATCCAGCGCAGTTTGATTGATGCTGCCGCCCTAATTATCTCTGATAGTTTTGAAGCTCAGGACGTTAAATCATTACTTGATCACTCTGAACAAGCAATCTTTGAAATTACTGATGCCAAAAAAACCACTACAATTAAAAACAGTAAAGAACTTATTAAAGAAGTCTTTCAAGAACTGGAACATCGAGTAGAACAAAAATCACTCGTAACAGGGATCCCGACTACATACACAAAATTTGATGAAATGACGGCTGGGCTTCAAAACTCAGAACTCATTATTATTGCAGGTCGCCCAAGTATGGGTAAAACTGCTTTTGCTCTGAACGTTGCCATGCGCGCAGCTCTTCATAGCGGCGTTCCTACCGCTGTATTCTCCCTTGAAATGGCTATGGGGCAGTTGATGACAAGAATGCTCGCTTGTCATGGTAAAGTTGATCTTGCCCGGTTAAGAACTGGTCAGCTTGACGATGAAGACTGGGCAAAACTTTATGAAGCAGCTCAAGACTTGACAGAAGCGCCTATTTTTATTGATGATACTCCAGCTCTTTCCACTATGGAATTAAGAGCTAGATGCAGAAGATTAAAATCGCAACATAACCTTGGCTTGGTAATGGTTGACTACCTCCAGCTTATGCGTTCCAGTGCACGCACAGACTCACGTGAACAAGAAATTTCCGATATTTCACGTTCATTAAAAGCATTAGCAAAAGAATTAAAAATACCGGTAATCGCACTTTCTCAGTTAAACCGTAAGGTTGAAGAACGTACTGACAAACGACCTATGATGTCTGACCTTCGTGAGTCTGGGGCAATTGAACAGGATGCTGATATTATTTTATTCCTCTACCGTGAAGATTTTTACAACAAAAAAGAAGACAAACCTATTACAAATAAAGCCGAAGTTATTATTGGTAAACAGCGAAACGGTCCGACCGGAATTGTTGAATTAGCCTTTTTCGGCAACTATACTGCCTTTGAAAATCTTGCAGCCGAGCCTTACCCGTCTGAGTATAGCGATGAATAATTTAAGCTCATACAAACGACGAGGGTTAATGACAAACAATTAGCGGGAGAAATATAATGTATTTCGATAAAGCTGAAGTGCTAGAGAGAAGTAAACTTGAAAAATTACAAGTTGAACGACTTAAAAAGACTATCGATCTAGCCGCAAACTCTCCATACTACAGCGAATCTTTCAAAAAAAATAACATCAATTCTTCCGTTATCAAAACTATCCATGATGTGAAAAGATTACCTTTTACCACAAAGACTGATCTACGCTCTCAATACCCTCATGGACTGCTTACAAAACCTCTCGATGAGTTTGTCCGCCTCCATGCTTCCTCCGGAACAACCGGAACACCTACTGCTGTTTTTTATACCCAAAAAGATCTCGATACATGGGCCGATCTCATGGCTCGCTCTCTGTATGCAGTCGGAGTAAGACGTTCCGATATTTTACAGAATATGTCAGGATATGGACTTTTTACAGGTGGACTAGGAATACATTACGGTTCCGAACGTCTCGGATGTTTGACCATCCCAGCTGGAGCTGGGAATACCAAACGCCAGATCAAACTTATCCGTGATTTTAATGTAACAGCATTACACATAATTCCATCATTCGCGCTCTACTTTGCAGGCAAAGTCCGTGAAGAAGGATTCAATCCTGCTGACATGCCGTGGAAAATTGCTCTCATAGGCGCAGAACCGCACACTGAGTATACCAGACATAAA
This genomic interval from Desulfovibrio sp. UCD-KL4C contains the following:
- the dnaB gene encoding replicative DNA helicase, producing MQNQKQNRRKPNSSYNSDGASSDAPSDLLRKVPPHNLEAEQAVLGGVFLSNNIFNDLVDIVHSEDFYSPAHLEIFQAFEALYAKNAPIDIVTVNEYLTSCGKIDTVGGPVYLADLANSVISSANALHHAEIVAEKKIQRSLIDAAALIISDSFEAQDVKSLLDHSEQAIFEITDAKKTTTIKNSKELIKEVFQELEHRVEQKSLVTGIPTTYTKFDEMTAGLQNSELIIIAGRPSMGKTAFALNVAMRAALHSGVPTAVFSLEMAMGQLMTRMLACHGKVDLARLRTGQLDDEDWAKLYEAAQDLTEAPIFIDDTPALSTMELRARCRRLKSQHNLGLVMVDYLQLMRSSARTDSREQEISDISRSLKALAKELKIPVIALSQLNRKVEERTDKRPMMSDLRESGAIEQDADIILFLYREDFYNKKEDKPITNKAEVIIGKQRNGPTGIVELAFFGNYTAFENLAAEPYPSEYSDE
- a CDS encoding phenylacetate--CoA ligase family protein; amino-acid sequence: MYFDKAEVLERSKLEKLQVERLKKTIDLAANSPYYSESFKKNNINSSVIKTIHDVKRLPFTTKTDLRSQYPHGLLTKPLDEFVRLHASSGTTGTPTAVFYTQKDLDTWADLMARSLYAVGVRRSDILQNMSGYGLFTGGLGIHYGSERLGCLTIPAGAGNTKRQIKLIRDFNVTALHIIPSFALYFAGKVREEGFNPADMPWKIALIGAEPHTEYTRHKIEEELHIKAYNSYGLTEMNGPGVAFECTEQSGMHVWEDSYLAEIIDPKTGESVPDGEIGELVMTTLTREGMPIIRYRTRDLTRFIPGQCKCGRTSKRIDRIVGRADDMLIIKGVNIYPMQIENIIMAMPEVGQNYLIELFREGFIDQIKVKVEIKDQYFVEDMRALQGLQKKIASKLRDEILVTPRVELVQHDSIQKSEGKAKRVLDLREVEA